A stretch of DNA from Bacillus solimangrovi:
CATCTCATTTTAAGATTCCTAAATTATTTATAGGTGCTCACGATGAGTTACGTTTGGGGATGGTAGTAGCAGGTTATTCACTGATTAAATCTTTCAATAAAGAATAATCAAGAAAGAAACTTCTTAATAATGATTAAAGGTAAGAAGAAAGCAGGGGATTCAGATCTTCTTGAAGTATAATTTATTACTCAAACTAGTTTAGGAGGTATGTTATGGAGGTTTATAATTTCAGTAAAAAAGAAGGAAAAAAGATTACTAAATTCGATTCTAATTTCATTATGTCTCGTATCATTCAAACTGAACAGAAAGCACATATCGGCTGTATGTACTTAGAGGAAAATGGTGTTGTAGGTTATCATCAAGCTCCTGTACCGCAACTGCTTCTTATTATGAATGGAGAAGGATACGTTCGTGGTGAAGAGGAAAAGTACTTCAAAGTTCAATCTGGAGATGCTGTCTTTTGGAAGAAAGGTGAATGGCATGAAACGAAAACAGGGCAAGGCTTGACTGCAATCGTGATTGAAAGTGAACAGCTAGATCCTTCATCTTTCATGTCTATACAGAAATAAAAATGTTTTTAACAATTGGTAGTTTTAAAGAAGGAAAAGGTTACCCAAAAAGCATGTTGAATAATAGGTTTCATGAAGAGAATTCAATAATTGGGAATAATTCAGCATACATTTTCAACCAAAGTACAAGCAACGTAAGTACATCTTTCATATGATTTAGTAACTAAGAATTTGCTGAAAGGTGTGTGTAAAATGGCAATACATGTAGTACCGACAGAGTTTGCAACGGTGCAAGAGGCAATAGATGCTGCTAATGCTGGTGATAGTATCCAAATACTTGCAGGGACGTTTGATGGATTTAATGTAACGAAGGAGCGACTGAAGTTATTTGGGTGTGGAATTGGAAAGACGATTATTGCAGGGAGTCCTTCTCCTGTTAGTAGTAACGGTATTGACGTGAATGCAGACCAAACTATATTTCAAGGGCTAACGGTTCAAGGATTTACTAATGATGGTATTAATGTGATATCAAATAACAATGTGATAAAAGAGGTTGATTCAAACCATAATGCTGATGATGGGCTTGAAATTGATGGTGAAAATAACTTAGTTATTAATTGCTTGGCTTCATTTAACGGTACTCATGGCTTTGATATTGACACGAATCATAATTCTATTATGCTCTGCAATAGTTTCCAAAATAAGGTTGAAGGTTTTGGTGTGGATGGGAATTTTAATAAATGTTTAAACAATCTTGCGAAAGAAAATGTCGATGACGGTTTCGATGTTGACGGGAATTTTAATACGTTATTTAGTAATACAGTGCGAAATAATGATAGGGGAATTGCTGCAGATGATGCGAACAACAACATCATTAATAATATGGTATGTGACAATCTCAGGATGGGAATCAGTGTAGATGATGACGAAAATATTATTGATTCCAACATTATAAGAAACAATGGCATCTCGGGAAGTGGTTCAGGTATCAAAGTCGAGGCTCTGGATTTCAATAACTCTATACGATTAAATAAATTAAAACTAAATGAGCCGTTTGATATACAAGTTGATGGAGGTGTTAATGATAACATCTTTGATGGAAATAAGTGTGATAGCAGCTTTCCACCTGAAATTTGTACTTAATTGGTAGTCCAAAACTCTTCTTAACAAGGAGAGTTTATTTTGAATTTGTAAAAGGTAATGGCGTTCCCGTACATAAAAAATGCTCCAATCTTGTGTAATAATTTGTTAATGATGATCTTATTAACAAGAGCAATTTATGTTTTGGCTATCGAAATTTTTTCGAGTTAAAACAGTTAAATGGAGCCAATATTTCAAAGAAATATTGGCTCATAAAATGAAAATTAATCGTCTTTTAATAATGAGTACATATTAATATCGACAAATTTTCCTTTAGATTTTTCATATTGTCTTAGTGTGCCTTCAAAAGTGAAATTTAATTTTTGTAAAACTTTTATCGAATTAATATTAGCTGGTTCGACTTTTGCTTCGACTCTATTTAGACCTAAGTTATTGAAAGCATGATCTAATAAAGAACGGATGGCTTCTGGAGCGTATCCATTCCCCCAAGCTGATTTAGCTATATCGTACCCTAATTCAGTTTTTGAATGTTCAAAGTCTAAGAAATTAAAGCCACAAGTACCAATTATCTTTTTAGTATCTTGTTCAATGATCGTGTAACGAGTAGCTTTGTTATCTTTGTCTAATTTATCAAGTAGTTCGATTATTTCAAGCGCTTGGCTTTCTTCAGTTAAACTATTGATATTCATGAATTTCGTAACGTCAGGGTCAGACCAAATGTGAAATAAGTTACGTGAATCTGACACGTTCATTTTCCTTAAATGTAACCTTTCAGTAAATAATTGCGAAATCAATACTTTCACCTCCATTATTGTTATATCGTTGGATTGAAAATATTGTTATCTGCGCATAGTTCAGTCCCTTCATTATATGGATAATTAAATTGTAGCACAGTTGGAAAAATATGCATAGAAAGAGGAAACAATGACAAAGCGAAAACTGTTAAACGATGCGAAAAAATCAGAGGGGATTCACAAATAAACATTGATTAGGTTTGAGAATTGTTATGAATAACAGCAGGGATTTCGATAATAATGGTAGAAATCTTAATAATATTAATCGATCCATCATAAAAAAGGGGGAGTGGTAATGAATCTAGAGATTAAGGAACTTCCTGATTATGAAGTAGCGTATGTGAGGCATGTAGGTAGTTACTCTGAAACTTCGAAGGCTTGGTCTGAACTGGCAAAATGGGCAAGTGAGAAGGGAATCTATGATACTCAATATTTCATCGGTATTTCACTAGATAATCCTCAGTTTGTCGATGAACATGCATGTCGCTATGACGCATGTATCACACTTCCAAAGGGATTCGAGAAGAATGATGAAGCTCCAGTAAATTATCAACACCTTAAAGGTGGCACATATGTAATGTACGAGTTTCGTGATACACTGGATAAGTTCAGTTTAGCTTATGAAGCGATTTTTGCGCAGTGGTTACCAACTAGTGAATATGAAATAGACAATAGACCTATTTTAGAGTTTTGCTTGAATAATCCAAATGCTGACCCTGAAGGAAAGGCAATTGTAGATTTGTATATTCCGATCAAAATAATAGCATAGCTAGAATTTGTTATTCTATTTTTCATTCTCTTATAATAGCTTAAAATGTGGACGATTATTATGTATGATAGATTAGGAGGAATTTAGATGTTTAGACAATTAGACGATTTTATGAAAGCATGGGAATATGAGGAGAGAGCAACAGCAAACGTGCTGAATCATCTTACAGATGAATCATTACATCAAGAAGTGGCAGAAGGGAACTGGTCGTTAGGGCGTATCGCTTGGCATATCGTTACATCGGTTAAAAACCTAAGCTCTCAAGTAGAGCTAGATTTTGAAGCACCAAGCGAAGATTGGATTGTACCTACTTCTGCAAAGGATATTGCGGAAGGTTTTGTAAATGCTTCGAAAGCATTTAAGGAAGCATTACAAACACAAGTGACAGATGAGATGTTATTAGAAGAGATAGACTTCTTCGGTCGTAATATGACAAAGGGCGTACTTCTTTCATACTTAATCAATCATCAAACACATCATCGTGGACAAATGACGATTTTAATGAGACAAGCTGAACTTGAAGTACCTGGAATTTATGGTCCATCGAAAAATGAATGGGCGAAGTATGGAATGGTAGCACCTAAATAATTAATAGATTTGAAAAAAGGTACGTTTCATTTGAAACGTACCTTTTTCTCGTTGCAATAATTAAGTCATTTGATTAATTTTCAATGTATGCCATAACGTACAAGCAAAGTAAACTATCCTCTCATATAATTTTAGTGATTCCTAAATTTAAAGAGGGAGTGATGATGATGGCAATACACGTAGTGCCGACAGATTTTCTGACGGTACAAGCGGCAATAGATGATGCCCTAACAAATGCTGGCGATAGCATTCAAATACTTGCAGGTACATTTGATGGCTTTAATGTTACAAAGGAACGATTGAAGATATTTGGTTGTGGGATAGGCAAAACGATAATAGCAGGGAACCCGTCACCTGCATCAGATGATGGGATTACAGTTAATGCTAATCAAACGATATTGAAAGGAGTTACAATTCAAGGATTTGCTGGTGATGGTATACAGATCAATACACTTAATAATGTACTAAAGGATATTGAGGTAAAATTCAATGGTGATGATGGCATTGACGTTGAAGGGGAGAATAATTTAGTTATAGATTGTTCTACATCAACTAACACTTTTGATGGATATGAATTAGATGCTGATCATAATTGTGTGATTAATTGCAGAAGTTTCAATAATGGGGACAACGGCATTGATATTGATAACGAAAATAATAAACTAATAAATTGTATTTCTACAGAAAATGATGATGACGGTTTCGATATTGACGGTGATTTTAATATTCTTTTCAGTAATGCATCATTGAAAAATGGGGATGTTGGGTTTGAAATTCAAAGTCAATCCAATAATACGCTTATTAATAACCGTTCATGTAACAATGTAGAAAGTGGAATAATCATAACTTCAAACTCGCAACAAAATATACTTGATTCCAATATCATCAGAAATAATGGAATTGATGATACTGGAGGTTCAGGAATTCTCATTGAAGATGACACACTCGATAATGTTATTCGGTTCAATAAATTAAAACTGAATGTACCTTATGATATTCAAGTTGAAGGAGGCGTGGCGAATAATATCTATGATGGGAATAAGTGTGAAGATAGTTTCCCGGATAACTTGTGTACGTGAAAACTCTCCAAATTTTTAGGAGAGTTTTTTTGTAGTAACTGAAAAATGTGACAGTCATACAATTCTTTCTAACGTACAAGCAAAAGTAATCTATCTTTCATATGATGTAGTAACTTTGAATTTAATGAGAGGTGTTGCAAAATGGCGATTCATATAGTACCGACAGACTTCCCTACGGTACAACAAGCGATAGATGATGCTGGAACTGTAGCAGGCGATAGTATTCAAATTCTAGCAGGTACGTTTGATGGATTTAACGTTAATAAACCAAGGTTGAAAATATTCGGTTGTGGAATAGGCAAAACGATTATAGCAGGGAATTCGTCACCTGCTGATACTGATGGGATTACAGTGAATGCTAATCAAACGATACTGAAGGGGTTTACAGTTCAAGGATTTATAGAGGGGTTTGATAGTGACGGTATTGAGGTGAATTCAAATAACAACATTTTGATAGAGATTGAGTCTAAGATGAATGATGCTG
This window harbors:
- a CDS encoding right-handed parallel beta-helix repeat-containing protein, whose translation is MAIHVVPTDFLTVQAAIDDALTNAGDSIQILAGTFDGFNVTKERLKIFGCGIGKTIIAGNPSPASDDGITVNANQTILKGVTIQGFAGDGIQINTLNNVLKDIEVKFNGDDGIDVEGENNLVIDCSTSTNTFDGYELDADHNCVINCRSFNNGDNGIDIDNENNKLINCISTENDDDGFDIDGDFNILFSNASLKNGDVGFEIQSQSNNTLINNRSCNNVESGIIITSNSQQNILDSNIIRNNGIDDTGGSGILIEDDTLDNVIRFNKLKLNVPYDIQVEGGVANNIYDGNKCEDSFPDNLCT
- a CDS encoding GNAT family N-acetyltransferase codes for the protein MISQLFTERLHLRKMNVSDSRNLFHIWSDPDVTKFMNINSLTEESQALEIIELLDKLDKDNKATRYTIIEQDTKKIIGTCGFNFLDFEHSKTELGYDIAKSAWGNGYAPEAIRSLLDHAFNNLGLNRVEAKVEPANINSIKVLQKLNFTFEGTLRQYEKSKGKFVDINMYSLLKDD
- a CDS encoding right-handed parallel beta-helix repeat-containing protein, whose product is MAIHVVPTEFATVQEAIDAANAGDSIQILAGTFDGFNVTKERLKLFGCGIGKTIIAGSPSPVSSNGIDVNADQTIFQGLTVQGFTNDGINVISNNNVIKEVDSNHNADDGLEIDGENNLVINCLASFNGTHGFDIDTNHNSIMLCNSFQNKVEGFGVDGNFNKCLNNLAKENVDDGFDVDGNFNTLFSNTVRNNDRGIAADDANNNIINNMVCDNLRMGISVDDDENIIDSNIIRNNGISGSGSGIKVEALDFNNSIRLNKLKLNEPFDIQVDGGVNDNIFDGNKCDSSFPPEICT
- a CDS encoding AraC family transcriptional regulator, giving the protein MNLEIKELPDYEVAYVRHVGSYSETSKAWSELAKWASEKGIYDTQYFIGISLDNPQFVDEHACRYDACITLPKGFEKNDEAPVNYQHLKGGTYVMYEFRDTLDKFSLAYEAIFAQWLPTSEYEIDNRPILEFCLNNPNADPEGKAIVDLYIPIKIIA
- a CDS encoding DinB family protein yields the protein MFRQLDDFMKAWEYEERATANVLNHLTDESLHQEVAEGNWSLGRIAWHIVTSVKNLSSQVELDFEAPSEDWIVPTSAKDIAEGFVNASKAFKEALQTQVTDEMLLEEIDFFGRNMTKGVLLSYLINHQTHHRGQMTILMRQAELEVPGIYGPSKNEWAKYGMVAPK
- a CDS encoding cupin domain-containing protein produces the protein MEVYNFSKKEGKKITKFDSNFIMSRIIQTEQKAHIGCMYLEENGVVGYHQAPVPQLLLIMNGEGYVRGEEEKYFKVQSGDAVFWKKGEWHETKTGQGLTAIVIESEQLDPSSFMSIQK